A region of Vigna radiata var. radiata cultivar VC1973A chromosome 6, Vradiata_ver6, whole genome shotgun sequence DNA encodes the following proteins:
- the LOC106763684 gene encoding protein FAR-RED IMPAIRED RESPONSE 1-like yields the protein MNGFFDGFLNSSMTLQQFVVQYDNALKFKAQKEIEANFSSLNTKVACGSQSPIERQFQVEYTHAKFEEVQIEFQSRMNCFIKEECMWDGICAAKYYHVEFDPLTNDTRCYCLLFEFKGIICRHCLLVLGQEDVQNVPSKFVLCRWSKNIRRKHTLIRATYSSLHQEPKMQRYQSLCKRFYDIAEAACESESASHEFEKELNCLGKKFGVTSSLRNNIISEGGQLRYDNPLTDTPSYTACGSSDVLVRSPVVVKRKGRPRTNRLKSSVETLSRKGKTASRKHASTTMLQQNETTCSVTQSEEVLCYSTETQEVSQLSEMASLGFMSLLSTVHNNFDNSQC from the exons ATGAATGGATTCTTTGATGGATTCCTCAATTCCAGTATGACACTTCAACAATTTGTGGTTCAATACGATAATGCTCTTAAATTCAAAGcccaaaaagaaatagaagcCAACTTCTCTTCCCTCAATACCAAGGTTGCATGTGGGTCTCAATCACCTATTGAAAGACAATTTCAAGTTGAGTACACACATGCAAAATTTGAGGAAGTACAGATTGAGTTTCAGTCCAGGATGAATTGTTTCATCAAAGAAGAGTGCATGTGGGATGGAATATGTGCTGCCAAATATTACCATGTTGAATTTGATCCTCTTACAAATGATACAAGATGTTATTGCCTACTCTTTGAGTTTAAAGGTATCATTTGTCGGCATTGCCTATTGGTTCTCGGTCAGGAAGATGTACAAAATGTCCCCTCCAAATTTGTTCTTTGCCGTTGGAGCAAAAATATCCGAAGAAAGCACACACTGATTAGAGCAACTTATAGTTCTTTGCATCAGGAACCCAAGATGCAAAGATACCAATCGTTGTGTAAGCGATTTTATGACATAGCTGAGGCTGCATGTGAATCTGAATCTGCAtctcatgaatttgaaaaagaattgaattgtCTTGGTAAAAAGTTTGGAGTCACTTCATCATTACGGAATAACATAATAAGTGAGGGAGGACAACTCAGGTATGACAATCCCTTGACCGATACTCCATCGTACACCGCATGTGGAAGTAGTGATGTACTTGTTCGCAGTCCCGTAGTGGTGAAGCGTAAAGGTCGACCAAGAACTAACAGGTTGAAGTCAAGTGTTGAAACATTAAGTAGAAAAGGGAAAACCGCTTCAAGGAAACATGCTTCAACAACAATGCTTCAACAAAAT GAAACAACATGTAGTGTTACACAATCTGAAGAGGTCCTTTGTTATTCAACCGAAACGCAAGAAGTTTCACAACTATCTGAAATGGCTTCACTTGGGTTTATGTCATTGTTATCTACTgttcataataattttgataactCACAATGTTGA